The Ascaphus truei isolate aAscTru1 chromosome 3, aAscTru1.hap1, whole genome shotgun sequence genome includes a region encoding these proteins:
- the LOC142490611 gene encoding paraneoplastic antigen Ma2 homolog → MAYSVVSLASCQGIYAWALEMQVPPLQMLAVGQVPVGTPSSDMQVALRQYPNLRRALKIKILCRRKDADKVWCSVLVNVGHVITEDEGPDALWLSGELSSRCPVIYPEMPIKSEPSSSHTNLTGVDMKLSPLFPGSFCEDDCSTVSDYNCGLSVGSPGSSPMGDIQLLAQAIHRLGAAKPESPFQSPYHKLKIFSGVIPTPTGEEAFDVRKDYTLQVLEEWACPDHVKRQRIMECLRPPASTMIKMFKDQHSEATAAKMMESHNRIYRREVDKGELMSKYYLLHQKEGEDLSDFIHWIQLDLWDLRSRDAIKASEVNEYRRDQFLRGVIPTLHIVGMIRSSLSKGEPPTLEDLLAEVKGHEAYTRSMSDTVEESPYRGCRRQKGKSATGS, encoded by the exons ATGGCGTACTCAGTAGTATCCTTGGCGTCCTGCCAGGGGATATACGCATGGGCCTTGGAGATGCAAGTCCCACCTCTCCAGATGCTGGCAGTGGGACAAGTCCCCGTTGGTACCCCCTCCTCTGACATGCAAGTGGCCTTGAGACAATATCCAAACCTACGGAGggcgttaaaaataaaaatcctgTGCCGCCGCAAAGACGCCGACAAGGTGTGGTGCTCTGTGTTAGTGAATGTGGGACATGTTATAACCGAAGATGAAGGCCCCGACGCCTTGTGGCTCTCGGGAGAGCTGAGTTCCCGATGCCCCGTCATCTATCCTGAAATGCCTATAAAATCCGAGCCTAGCAGCTCTCATACGAACTTAACAGGGGTTGATATGAAATTGTCGCCCCTTTTCCCAGGGAGTTTTTGTGAGGATGACTGCAGCACCGTATCCGATTATAATTGTGGATTAAGTGTTGGCAGTCCCGGCTCCAGTCCAATGGGAGATATACAATTATTGGCCCAGGCCATACACCGACTGGGAGCGGCCAAACCTGAATCCCCCTTCCAGTCACCATATCACAAATTGAAAATCTTTTCTGGGGTCATCCCTACACCTACCGGTGAAGAGGCTTTCGATGTAAGGAAGGATTACACTTTACAGGTCTTAGAAGAGTGGGCGTGCCCTGACCATGTGAAGAGGCAGAGGATTATGGAATGCCTAAGGCCTCCTGCCTCCACTATGATAAAGATGTTTAAGGATCAACATTCGGAGGCCACGGCGGCAAAGATGATGGAGTCTCACAATCGAATCTACAGACGAGAGGTCGACAAGGGTGAACTGATGTCCAAATACTACCTCCTCCaccaaaaggagggagaagatcTATCAGATTTTATACACTGGATTCAATTGGATTTGTGGGATCTACGTTCTCGTGATGCCATTAAAGCTTCTGAAGTGAATGAATATCGGCGTGATCAATTCCTTCGTGGAGTTATACCCACCCTCCATATTGTAGGGATGATTAGAAGCTCGCTGTCGAAAGGAGAACCCCCTACGTTAGAAGATCTGCTGGCAGAAgtgaagggtcatgaggcctaCACTAG ATCAATGTCGGACACTGTGGAGGAGAGCCCCTACCGAGGCTGCAGGCGGCAGAAAGGGAAGTCCGCCACTGGGTCTTAA